A window from Gossypium raimondii isolate GPD5lz chromosome 7, ASM2569854v1, whole genome shotgun sequence encodes these proteins:
- the LOC105785006 gene encoding uncharacterized protein LOC105785006: MEFVLLLCLLSSLVFTPAYSNDWLSHGGNLLNRRFGEKETKISPETVSKLRLKWKFEAGRDITATPSVFKGRVYFPSWDGYLYAVKQSDGSLIWKQNLQQLTGINSTRVIFNVNVTASRTTPTIADELLIIGISGPAFVVAVKLSNGELVWSTQLDDHPAACITMSGTYYNGNFYVGTSSQEEEVSIEQCCTFRGSLVKLNAKTGKILWQTFMLPDNFGNRGEYAGAAIWGSSPPIDVTRNLVYIATGNLYSAPQNITDCQERQNNQTQVAPTHSDECVEPDNHSDSFLALDLDTGNIKWFHQLGGYDVWFFACNNLSVPDCPPGPNPDADFGEAPMMLTIYVNGTTKDIVAAVQKSGFVWALDRDDGNIIWSTEAGPGGLTGGGTWGAATDEKKVYTNIANSDGKNFTLKPSTRNTTGGGWVAMDATNGQVLWSTADPTNGTASGPVTVANGVVFGGSTYKEGPVYAMDSKSGEILWSYNTGATVFGGMSVSDGCIYVGHGYRVSFGIFNPNNTAGNTLFAFCIS; the protein is encoded by the exons ATGGAGTTTGTTCTCTTACTATGCCTTCTTTCTTCACTGGTTTTTACACCAGCATATTCAAAT GACTGGTTAAGCCATGGTGGGAACCTACTGAACAGGAGATTTGGGGAGAAAGAAACCAAAATAAGCCCCGAAACAGTATCAAAGCTGAGATTGAAATGGAAATTCGAAGCAGGAAGGGACATAACAGCAACACCATCGGTTTTTAAAGGAAGAGTTTATTTCCCAAGTTGGGATGGTTATCTTTATGCTGTGAAACAATCCGATGGCTCTCTTATTTGGAAACAAAATTTACAACAGTTGACCGGCATTAATTCAACTAgagttatttttaatgttaatgtCACAGCTTCAAGAACAACACCTACAATTGCTGATGAATTGTTGATCATTGGGATCAGTGGACCAGCTTTTGTTGTTGCAGTGAAGCTATCCAATGGGGAGCTTGTTTGGTCTACCCAGCTCGATGATCATCCAGCTGCTTGTATCACCATGTCTGGAACTTATTACAATGG GAACTTCTACGTGGGCACATCTTCACAAGAAGAAGAGGTAAGCATTGAGCAATGTTGCACCTTTCGAGGAAGCTTGGTCAAACTAAACGCAAAAACTGGAAAAATCTTGTGGCAAACCTTCATGTTACCCGACAATTTCGGCAATCGAGGCGAATATGCCGGCGCTGCCATCTGGGGCAGCAGCCCGCCGATCGACGTCACGAGGAACCTCGTCTACATTGCCACTGGAAACCTCTATTCCGCACCCCAAAACATAACTGATTGCCAAGAGAGACAAAACAACCAAACCCAAGTTGCTCCTACTCATTCCGATGAGTGTGTGGAGCCTGATAACCACTCAGATTCATTCCTGGCCCTTGATTTGGACACTGGAAACATCAAGTGGTTCCATCAACTTGGGGGCTATGATGTTTGGTTTTTCGCATGTAATAATCTATCAGTTCCTGATTGTCCTCCTGGACCAAACCCTGATGCTGATTTTGGTGAAGCACCCATGATGCTCACCATATACGTCAATGGAACTACAAAAGACATTGTTGCTGCAGTTCAAAAAAGTGGTTTTGTGTGGGCTTTGGATCGTGATGATGGCAATATTATATGGTCTACT GAAGCTGGACCTGGTGGTCTCACAGGAGGCGGAACATGGGGGGCGGCCACCGATGAAAAGAAGGTCTACACCAACATAGCCAACTCCGACGGTAAAAACTTCACTTTGAAACCATCAACAAGGAACACGACTGGCGGTGGATGGGTGGCAATGGATGCTACTAATGGCCAAGTCCTTTGGTCAACAGCCGACCCTACTAATGGTACTGCAAGTGGACCGGTGACCGTAGCAAATGGGGTGGTATTTGGTGGTTCGACATACAAAGAAGGACCAGTGTATGCAATGGATAGTAAGAGTGGGGAAATTTTATGGTCATATAACACAGGGGCCACTGTTTTTGGTGGTATGTCAGTTAGCGATGGGTGTATTTATGTAGGGCATGGATATAGGGTTAGTTTTGGTATCTTCAATCCAAACAACACTGCTGGAAATACACTCTTCGCTTTTTGCATATCTTGA
- the LOC105768264 gene encoding AAA-ATPase At3g28600 has translation MMIGDSWAQIGSTIAGLMFTLATLQQFFPHQLRLSLQQFVLASLQQFSLVQKLCDKFVNLFSPYIPITFPEYSGYWSNQAFDAIETYVGALSTTKASLLKGSLVQNSKALVLTRDDRKVCDEFNAVQVWWVLEPSPTSSSEDKYFQLIFRRQHRDLITGSYLDHVIEQGKAIQAKNKQRRLYTNNPSENWRSYKKNLWSDIAFESPATFQTIAMDPSKKEEIINDLVSFSKGKEYYMKLGKPWKRGYLLYGPPGTGKSTMIAAMANFLNYDIYDLELTTVKTNTELRKLLAETSSKSIIVIEDIDCSLDVTGERKKGRPKSNEKETEPENEKTSKVTLSGILNFIDGTWSACGTGRIFVFTTNHIDKLDPALIRRGRMDMHIELSYCSFEAFKILAKNYLDVDSHDLFEKIGILLKETEMTPADVAENLMPKREKKDPDACLNSLIQALEDAKEKAKLKAEKEKNIKINKGKNMKFYAKRLLF, from the coding sequence ATGATGATTGGAGACTCATGGGCCCAAATTGGTTCAACCATTGCTGGTTTGATGTTTACTTTAGCTACTTTACAACAATTCTTTCCTCACCAACTTAGACTTTCTTTACAACAATTTGTTTTAGCCTCACTTCAACAATTCTCTTTGGTCCAAAAATTATGTGATAAATTTGTTAACCTTTTCTCACCCTATATTCCCATCACATTCCCTGAATACTCTGGTTATTGGAGTAATCAAGCCTTTGACGCCATTGAAACATATGTTGGAGCTTTATCAACCACTAAAGCTTCATTGCTCAAAGGTAGTCTTGTACAAAACAGCAAAGCTCTTGTTCTTACAAGGGATGACAGAAAAGTGTGCGATGAATTTAATGCAGTTCAAGTTTGGTGGGTTTTGGAACCTTCTCCAACAAGTTCTTCTGAGGACAAGTATTTTCAACTCATCTTCCGTAGACAACACCGTGATTTGATTACTGGATCATATTTGGATCATGTTATTGAACAAGGGAAAGCAATTCAAGCCAAGAATAAGCAGAGAAGGCTTTATACAAACAATCCTAGTGAGAATTGGCGTTCTTACAAGAAGAACTTGTGGAGTGACATTGCCTTTGAGAGCCCTGCAACTTTTCAAACAATAGCAATGGATCCtagcaaaaaagaagaaatcatcaATGATTTGGTGAGTTTTAGTAAAGGAAAAGAGTATTATATGAAGCTTGGGAAGCCATGGAAAAGAGGGTATCTCCTTTATGGTCCACCTGGAACTGGTAAGTCCACTATGATTGCTGCCATGGCTAACTTTTTGAACTATGATATCTATGATCTTGAGCTAACTACTGTTAAAACCAACACTGAACTTAGAAAACTATTGGCTGAAACATCAAGTAAGTCAATAATTGTGATTGAAGACATTGATTGTTCTTTAGATGTAACTGGTGAAAGGAAGAAAGGCAGGCCAAAATCCAATGAAAAAGAGACAGAAcctgaaaatgaaaaaaccAGTAAAGTAACACTTTCAGGGATATTGAATTTCATTGATGGGACTTGGTCAGCATGTGGAACTGGGAGGATCTTTGTATTCACTACAAACCATATAGACAAACTCGATCCGGCTTTAATCCGACGAGGGCGGATGGATATGCACATTGAGCTTTCATATTGTAGCTTTGAAGCATTTAAGATATTAGCCAAGAACTATTTGGATGTTGATTCACATGATCTGTTTGAAAAGATTGGGATTTTGTTGAAGGAAACAGAGATGACTCCAGCTGATGTTGCAGAGAATTTGATGCCAAAACGTGAGAAGAAAGACCCAGATGCTTGTTTAAACAGTCTGATTCAAGCTCTTGAAGATGCTAAAGAAAAGGCTAAGTTGAAAgctgaaaaggaaaaaaatatcaaaatcaacaaaggaaaaaacatgaaattttatgcTAAAAGATTGTTGTTCTAG